AACCACAACCCCATGTTGCTCGTAAAGACAATGGCAGCATGGTGATGTTTAGTGGTTAgaactaaaaagaaacaaaatctcTAAATGTTAGATGATTTAAGTTTAGAAAACAAATGGTACTAACTGACTTATTAAATGGAACAACTCACAGTTTTTGTAGCAGGGTGGTAGCTCCATCTGCAAATACACCCTTTATCAAAAGCTGAGGGATAGTTTGATCCATCTTCAGTGGACAGTAAGGGACGAGCTAAAGGCACAAATATCAACACTGAGGACCTATGACTCATATCACATACGTGGCTTGACAGTGATCATAGTGTGTGTGGTGACGTCTTACTGTGTGCCCTGCTTGCTCTAGCAGAGCTTTGACCTCTCTGACGCCTCGGGCCATGCTTGGAGATGGATGCGTGTAGCCATCGCTTTCCAAATAACCGATCCTTAGAGGTCTGGAGCTTCTGTATATCTAAGGGTCAATCTTTTTTACTTCCTCAGTCAATTAAACATAATCAGTTTGCAAAGGTTAAGATTACAGCCTGTAAAGTTAATTCTGTATCTCAGGACATTAATAACAGGTGAGGTAAGAGTAATATAAAGTGAAGCGTTAGGACAACCATGTATCCGCttaatttgtagtttttaaCCAAAAGAATAATCATTAACAGATTATATGAACCTCACAGTACAGGACACACCTCCATGTTAAAAGGTAATGGTGGAACAGTGGGGTCCAAAGAAAACATGTGGTCACAAAGAAGTGCCTGCATGCACAGAGCCAGGCTGTCCACATCTCTTGCCATGGGTCCAGGAGATGACGGCACTAGTTTCATACGAAATATAAAGCAGTGACTCAAATATTTGAGACcgtttgtgtctgtgaaatATTGCTATACAGTGGTTATGTAACTACATTTACTTTATATGTAAAGTACATATGTTTCTTACCCGACTTTTGCCCTCGATAAATTGGACGAAGGCCCTGTAAACTAATCATTACACAAAAGTGTTAACAAAGATAAAGTTTAACTCAGTGTAACTCAATGTGTAATAAATTTCCAGGAAACTGACTGAATGAGACCCACCTGAGCCGACCTGCAGTTGGTTTGAAACCACAGATTCCACAGAAGGATGCAGGAATACGGATACTGCCACCTATATCAGTGCCTATACCAAGCAGGGAGCCCCCTCCCCCGATGAGAGCCCCCTCCCCACCAGATGAACCTCCAGAGGTCTTCTGGGGGTTATGAGGGTTCACAGTCTGCCCGTAGATAGGATTACTGCAGTCATAGCTGTCAACAGACAGTTAATGAGTCTCTGCATAttattttcattcatattttcattatttgcaCATTTGGAATGGACAAAGGCAACTTAACACATGCACtcagttttaaatgtgctgtagaTTTTTATGTGAGTAACTGATAAAAGATGTACTTTAAAAGAGCTTGAGGCAAGTTGGTTCTCACAAAGGGAATAGCTCCTTGTTTCTTCAGGACTTGAACGAGCACACTGTCCTTTTCAGCAGGCTGGTCCAGGTTAATGACCACACCACAAGAACAGTCATGATTCTAgtgttggaaaaaaacaaagatgataATGTTACATCAAATACCTGAGCTATGATGCTCGAGAATACTGTACCATACTTATAAATACTGATGGGAAATACTTTAACTGTAACTGAAATTTGCATTGCATAACCTTTGTAATAccttaaatgtaatattttctttGATGCTAACTGGAACTCCGTACAAGAGACCATCCTTGTTGGAGCCAACAGTTGTCAGCTGGTCCAAACTCTCCAGCAAAATTTCAGTGCAGCAGTTCAGCTTTTTGTTTACAGCCAGAGTCTGTTGGAAAGGAAACAAGCACAGACAGTTTGAGATTAACTTATTCACCTAAAGGGATTTTAATCTTTGTAAAATATTAAACTCTTGTTGGAAACACAGACATTACTTGACACATCAGTCTGTGTTGCttatatgaatatttttatCCAGTGTGTCTAAACTTTAACTGTAATAAGACAATTCTGTGTAAAATGAACTAAAAAGCAGTGAGTTGTAAGTAGGAGTAATgtcaaaaataaacattaagaTAAGTCTGACTAATTTAAATGATTActtgtttaaaaaatgacttttgCTGTATTTGATCTATTATGAAAGATTTGTGTCATGCTGGATATTGAACCTTTTCCATGTAAGAGTAAAGCACATCCTCGGGGCGCAGTAAACCTTCGTTCAGCTGCTGTGTCAGCTCAGACAGGGAGAGCGTCAGGATGAAAGCAGAGTCAGTTGTCGGATGCTAGGagacacagacccacacagaatcattatgttattatttcttttaaaggCTGCAACAAAGAGACGGAACCACATCCATGTACAGATTCAGGATTCTtccttccacttttttttttttttttacaatcttTCTCAAACACAGcaatgagttcactgcactTAAACGGTTTGCACAGTCataactttcattttcatgctcAAGCATGGAGACATTGCAAAGTGCCAGTATTTTGGTATTTAATAACTACACCTCTGCCAGGTTAAACTAAAAGCAGATCATTAGCTGAGATTATCGATAAAGAGAAACTAGAAAAATCCCCAAAGCTCTGAACTCTCACCGACTGTTTGTACCGGAGCACCGCCTGCTCTGCCCGCTGCAAGCTCTCATCTCTCCTGTTTCTGGCTCTCTTGATCTTTTCCTCTGCCTGTCGGAGGCTGTTGATCTTTTTCACCCACACAACCAGGTATCCCCCAATGCAGGCAACACCAGTGAGCAGAGCCGCTGTCCAGTTGTCCATCTTCACTCTCTTAATAAACGGTTCAGTGTTCTGCGTGATTTTCGTCTTTGCCCTGGGGCTGCAAATTGGTTTAAATGCCACATGGATCTAACACACAGCTGTTTAAACGCGACAGGCTTGCCTTGTTTTAGCTGTGAACTAAAGTGGGCGTGGTGAGCATGTAGGGTTGATTAACTTCAGGACAGACAAAAAGCCTTTTTTAGTTACTCATTAACCAGTAGCCACCAACAACTAATATGAGCGTGAGAAAGAGTGATTAACCCACTAACAAAAAATCAATATGCTATGTAATTAATAGCATAACACATAAACTTCATTCAACACTGTAAAATTCATTAGCTCCAAGAAATTATGGATACAACTACAAAtgtagttatttggcttatatagtgatatatatcgttatcgcccgAAATGAAAAagcatatcgtgatatgaaaaaatcttatatcgcccagctctattaaCAATATAGCTCCAAGCTACCTCATTGAGCTACTTAGATTATACACCCCTGCTAGAGTACTAAGATCATCTTCCCAGTCACTCTTGGTACTGCCGAGATCCCGGCTGAAGACTAGAGGTGACCGAGCGTTTGCCTTGGCTGCACCCAATCTATGGAATAACCTCCCCATCGCTGTCCGTGAGTCTGATTCCATTCAATCCTTCAAATCGTGGTTAAAAGCCCACCTATTTAGCCTTGCCTTTTTCTACCAGTTAATGCTTGTTAGTTAGTTTAATGCTTATTTCTATCTCCGGTCTATTCTTAACtacttttaatcatttttaaaatttttgactgttttatcctttacatatattgttctttta
The window above is part of the Maylandia zebra isolate NMK-2024a linkage group LG23, Mzebra_GT3a, whole genome shotgun sequence genome. Proteins encoded here:
- the LOC106676248 gene encoding vitamin D3 hydroxylase-associated protein, whose product is MDNWTAALLTGVACIGGYLVVWVKKINSLRQAEEKIKRARNRRDESLQRAEQAVLRYKQSHPTTDSAFILTLSLSELTQQLNEGLLRPEDVLYSYMEKTLAVNKKLNCCTEILLESLDQLTTVGSNKDGLLYGVPVSIKENITFKNHDCSCGVVINLDQPAEKDSVLVQVLKKQGAIPFVRTNLPQALLNYDCSNPIYGQTVNPHNPQKTSGGSSGGEGALIGGGGSLLGIGTDIGGSIRIPASFCGICGFKPTAGRLSLQGLRPIYRGQKSVPSSPGPMARDVDSLALCMQALLCDHMFSLDPTVPPLPFNMEIYRSSRPLRIGYLESDGYTHPSPSMARGVREVKALLEQAGHTLVPYCPLKMDQTIPQLLIKGVFADGATTLLQKLEGGPVDPCLEPQVFPYGFPKWLKKTISFLLKPVFPRVSANFDALCGVGSVPELWKQHAAVEDYIQETIAHWRSCNIDVLLCPVTGPAYNFLYCGKLSTAVSYTILYNLLTFPAGVVTVSTVTTKDEEELKHYKGCYQDMWDKLFKEAVSGGEGLPVAVQCVALPWQDELCLRFMKEVEQLVKESKK